CACGCTGCCGGTCATGAGGCCCTCCTCGACAGCGCGGTGTCCGTGAGCCGGGACAGCACGTCCACGGCGAGATTCCGGGCGAGCGGCACCTTGTAGGCGTTGTCCCGCAGTGGCCGCGCGGCGGCGAGTTCGAGGTCGACGGCGTGCTCGAACGCGGCGCGGGTGGGGGCCGCGCCCAGCAGCGCCTCCTCCGCCCGCCGGGCCCGCCACGGCCGGTGCGCCAGCGCCCCGAAGGCGATCCCCGCATGGCCGATCACACCGTCCGCCAGCCGCAGCACGACCGCGACGGAGGCGAGCGCGAAGGCGTACGAGGCCCGGTCGCGTGCCTTGCGGTACGCCGACGGCAGCCCTGCCGCGGCGGCCGGCAGCACCACGCCGGTGACCAGTTCGCCGGGCCGGATCTCGGTGTCCCGCTCGGGCCGGTCGCCGGGCAGCCGGTGGAAGTCCGCCGCCGCGACACGCCGAGCGCCCTCGGGGCCGTGCAGCTCGACTCGCCCGTCCAGGGCGGCCAGCGCCACCGCCATGTCCGAGGGGTGGGTGGCGATGCAGTGCGCGGAGTGCCCCAGCACCGCGTGGTCGCGGTGGACGCCGTCCCGCGCGCCGCAGCCGCTGCCCGGCTCGCGCTTGTTGCACGGCTTGGACAGGTCCTGGAAGTACGGGCACCGGGTGCGCTGGAGCAGGTTGCCGCCGGTCGTCGCCGCGTTGCGCAACTGCCCGGAGGCACCCGCGAGCACCGCCTGCGACAGCGCCGGGTACCGGTCGCGCACCAGGGGGTGGGCCGCGAGGTCGCTGTTGCGGACCGTCGCCCCGATCCGCAGCCCGCCGTCGGGCAGTTCCTCCACCGTGTCCAGCGGCAGCCGGGTGACGTCGACGAGCGCGGTGGGCGTCTCGACGCCGAGTTTCATCAGGTCGACGAGGTTGGTGCCGCCGCCGAGGTAGCGGGCGCCGGCGTGGGAGGCGTACGCGGAGGTCGCCTCCTCGACGCTCCCGGCGCGGACGTAGGCGAACTCCTTCACGGGATCACGTCCTCCACCGCCTCGGCGATCCGCGGATACGCGCCGCACCGGCACAGGTTGCCGCTCAGCCGCTCCCGGATCTCGTCCCGGTCCAGCGGCACCGGCTCACCCGAGGGCGCTCCGGGAGCGGTGACGTGCGAGGGGTGGCCGGCCGCCGCCTCGGCGAGCACGCCGACCGCGGAGCAGATCTGGCCCGGGGTGCAGTAGCCGCACTGGAAGGCGTCGCGCTCCAGGAAGGCGCGTTGCAGCGGGTGCGGTTCCTCCCCGTCGCCGGAGAGGCCCTCGACGGTGGTGACCTCGCAGCCGTCCAGGGCGACGGC
This genomic stretch from Streptomyces sp. Go-475 harbors:
- a CDS encoding xanthine dehydrogenase family protein subunit M; this encodes MKEFAYVRAGSVEEATSAYASHAGARYLGGGTNLVDLMKLGVETPTALVDVTRLPLDTVEELPDGGLRIGATVRNSDLAAHPLVRDRYPALSQAVLAGASGQLRNAATTGGNLLQRTRCPYFQDLSKPCNKREPGSGCGARDGVHRDHAVLGHSAHCIATHPSDMAVALAALDGRVELHGPEGARRVAAADFHRLPGDRPERDTEIRPGELVTGVVLPAAAAGLPSAYRKARDRASYAFALASVAVVLRLADGVIGHAGIAFGALAHRPWRARRAEEALLGAAPTRAAFEHAVDLELAAARPLRDNAYKVPLARNLAVDVLSRLTDTALSRRAS
- a CDS encoding 2Fe-2S iron-sulfur cluster-binding protein gives rise to the protein MGNDQHHSATTLRVNGKPHTLTVDHRRVLLDLLREDLGLTGAKKGCDHGQCGACTVLVDGRRVNSCLLFAVALDGCEVTTVEGLSGDGEEPHPLQRAFLERDAFQCGYCTPGQICSAVGVLAEAAAGHPSHVTAPGAPSGEPVPLDRDEIRERLSGNLCRCGAYPRIAEAVEDVIP